The nucleotide sequence TCGACAGGCGCGCGGACATCTTCTCCGCGGGCGTGATGCTCTGGGAGGCCGCGACGGGCCGGCGCCTCTGGAAGGGCATCCCCGATCTCACGGTCCTGCATCGCCTCATCAACGGCGACATCCCCGCGCCGAGTTCGGTCGATCCGAACGTGCCCGAGGGCCTCGAGAAGATCGTGATGAAGGCGCTCGCGCTGCGCCGCGAGGACAGGTACGCGACCTCGACGGATCTCGCGACCGCGCTCGAGGAGCTGCTCGATGAGATGGGCGACAAGAGCTCGCTGCGCGAGGTCGGCAAGCTCGTCGCGAAGCACTTCGACGAGAACCGCTCGAAGATCAGGCAGATCGTCGAGGCGCAGCTCAAGGCCGCGAAGTCGCTGGCGACGACGGAGTTCCAGTCGATCAACCTGCCGCACCTCGACGGCAGCGCGGCGTCGGGCCCGATGTCGGTCGATCGGACGGGCGCGCGCGAGGCGATGTCGAGCCAGGATCTCTCCTCGCCCGGCACGCGGCGCACGAACGGCGTCTCGTCGCCCACCTCGCTCACGGCCTCGACGGCGGCCGCGACGAACACGGGCTCGCAGGCCGCCGCGGGATCGAAGCGCGGGCTGTTCGGCGCGGTCGCGCTCATCGGCGTGGCCGCGGTAGGCGTGGGCGTCTGGTTCATGACGCAAAAGCCCCCGCCCGCGCCGCCGCCCCAGGCGACGGTCGCGCCGGTCTCGAGCGAAGTCGAAGTCACGATCACCGTCACGCCACCCTCCGCGAAGATCTTCCTCGACGGCAAGGAGCTCGCGACGAACCCGTACGCCGGCAAGTTTCCCCGCGAGGACAAGACGCATATCATCAAGGCAGAGGCCACCGGTTTCACCGCGCGCAGCCGCGACGTGACGTTCGACAAGAACCGCACGATCGAGATGGTCCTCGAGCAGCAAGCCGCGACGCCCCTGGCGACGACGACGCCCCCCGCGGACACCGCGAAGGAAAAAACCAAGGTCATCTTCGTTCCGCAGCCGCCCCCGACCGCCGAAGATCCGATGAAGGCCGGCGGCACCAAGAAGACGAACCGCACCGTCGACCCGAACAACCCGTACCAGTGATGAAGAAATCCCGACGCATCGCCCTCGCGGTCGCCCTCTCGCTCCCCGTCATCCCCCTCGTCGTGTCGGCCCAGCAGCCCGCAGGCGGGGCCCCCACCCCGGCCCCCGCAGAGAAGCAGGCCGAGCCCACGAAGGAAGCCAAGGAAGAAGCGTCGCGGCGCTTCAAGCGTGGCATCGAGCTCTTCGGCGAAGGCGACTACCGCGCCGCGCTCGTCGAGTTCCGCCGCGCCAACGAGCTCGCCCCGAATTACAACGTCCTCTACAACATCGGGAACGTCTACTTCCAGCTTCAGGACTACGCGAACGCGCTCATCTCGTTCGAGAAGTACCTGGCCGCGGGCGGCGCCAACATCGATCCGAAGCGCCGCGCCGACGTGGAGAAGGACATCGAGAAGCTGCGCACCCGCGTCGCGCGCGTGGAGATCACGACGAGCGTCCCGGACGCCGACGTGACGATCGACGACGTGCCCGTCGGCAAGACGCCCTTCGCGAAGCCGATCCTCGTCAACCCCGGTCGCCACCGGATCGTGGCGACGAAAGAAGGGCGCACGAGCGCGTCGAAGCTCATCGAGGTCGCGAGCTTCGACTCCGAGCGGGTGACGCTCGACCTCGCCGAGATCACGAAGCCGACCGAGACCGGGACCGCCCCCACGGCGCTGCCCACGGCCACGGCGACGACGCCCGCGACGACGAGCACGGGGCCCGTGACCCCGCCGCCCCCGCCGCCCAAGTCGATCCCGTGGGCGGGATGGGGCGTGACGGGCGCGCTCGCGGTCGGCGCGATCGCCACGGGCGCGCTCGCGCTCTCGAAGAACAGCGAGCTCGCGGATCTGCGCACGCTCGAGGCCGGCGAGACGCCGCCGACGAAACAAGCGCTCGAGGACGCCGCGAGCTCGACGGGGACGATGGCGCTCGTGAGCGACATCTTCACGGGCGCAGCCGTCGTGGCCGGCGTCGTGACGCTGGTCTTCACCTTGCGTGATCCGGCGCCACCCGCGGGCACGGCGCCCGCGAAGACGGGCTTCGTCAAGCGCCTCGATCTCGGCGTGTCGCCGACGGGCGTGAACATCTCCGGCAGCTTCTGAGCGTCGCTCGCTGAAACACGAGAGGCCGCGGCGCCGCAGGGCATCGCGGCCTTTTTCGTGCCCGCTCGTCCGCGCGCGCGCCTTCGAAACGAAGACGCCGCCCCGGAGGACGGCGTCTCGTGCGCTTCAACGAGCTTCGTTCACTGACAGGCGGCGGCCGGCGTGCCCGCGAGCGCCTTCGTGTCGGCGTCGTAGTACTCGCCCGAGAGCTGATGCGCGGCCTTCCCGGTGCCGTCGTCCGCGAGGCAGAAGATCTGCACGTTCGCGGCGGGCTCACCCGTCGCCGAATCGAAGTTCAGCGGGCCGAAGGCGCCGCTGTAGTCGATCGACTCGTACGTCCCGTCGCTGAGCGCGTTCAGGGTCTTGCCGAGCGCACTCGAACCCGCGGGGATTTCGGCCTCCTCGGTAGCCGCGGACGACATCTTGGTCATGCCGACGGCGAGGTTCTGCCCGGAGAGCACCCCGTTCTTCACCGTGGCCGCGGCGTAAAAGAGCAGGTACGCCGCGTCGTACGCGCTGGCCGCGCCGAAGATCGAGGGATCCCCCTGCCCTTGCCCGAAGATCGAGCTGTACGAGAACCGGAACGATTTGTAGAGCGGATCGTCGTCCTGCGGCCCGGGGACGACGCCCGTCGTGCGCCTTCGCCAATCGGCGCGCGCCGTCGCGTTGCTCTCGGCGTTGACGGTGTCCGCAAGGGCGCCGGAGAAGTTCGCGTCGGAGAAGACGTAGCGGGGACGATAGGCCGCCGTGTTCCAACCGACCTCGATCGGCGCGAAGATCTCGGTGATCGCCTCGCCGGTCCCGAAGAGCAGGACGATGTGCGCGCCGGCCGTGATCGCGGCGCTCGTGGCCTCCCCGTATTTCGTCGGGTTGCCCATCACGTCGTCCGGATTGCCGTAATCGGACAGGATGTAATTGGCGCCGTTGTCGATCGCGGGCACGCCGTTGAAGACGAGGTTCTGCTGCAGCGCGTCCTTGAGGCCGGTCCCGTACGCGTCGCCCTTGTGGAGCACCGCGACCTTGATCTTGTCGCTCGCCTGCAAGGCGAGCTCGGCGCGGATCTCGTTTTCGAGCTGCGTCACGTATTTCGCGATGGCCTCGGCCTGGAAGTTGTCCGAGGGGACCGTGCGCCACACGAGGCCCGCGGGGGCGCCGGCGGGTTTGTCGGCGAGCTGGGTGATGGAGGGGCTCGTGCCCGAGGCGCTGATGAAGAGCACGCCCTTCGGGATGGTCACCTCCGTGGCCGTCTTGATGGCGATGCCGCTGAAGGCACCGCCGATGATCGCTTGCACGCCGACGTTGTCGATGAGGTGGTTGGCCGCCTCGACGCTCTTCTCCTCGAGGCCCTCGTCGCTGCAGCCGACCATCACGACTTCACGGACGCCCGTCTGGCCGGCCGGGTTCGGCAGGCCGTTCGCGGTCTTCTCGAGATCGTTGATGGCCAGCTTGATGCTGTTCTCCATCGAGATGCCGATCACGTCGTCGGGCGCGGGCGCCGTCGTCGGGTGGATCGAGCCGATCACGAAGGCGTTGTCGACGCGGTAATCTCCCTCGACGACCTGGCAGAGCGGCGAACGGATGGGCTTGCAGAGGCCGCTCTGCGCGCCGGGATCCTTGCGGCAGATGTCGGTCTCGTTCGCGCAATCGCTCGTCTTGGCGCACGTCACGCCGCTGCTCGCCACGCAGACGTTGCTCGCGTCGCACGTGTAGCCGCTCGGGCACGCCGTCTGCTCGTCGCATTGCTTCGTGCTCGTGTCGACGATGACGGAGCAGGAGGGCGTGGCCGCGACGATGCCGGACGCGAGCGCGAGCACGCCGAGGATGCCCCGTCGAAAAGAGTTCCGCTTCTGCACGTCACCGCTCCCGCCAAACAAGGAATCCATGATCTTGCCTCGATCCTGCAACATTCCAGAGGCGGGATGATACCCGGACGGACGCGGGCGATGGGTACGAAATACGCGGCGGCCGAGCCTCCAGAGCGTTTTTCCTGGGCCGGCTGGCTCACGCCTTCGCGGCGAGCGCGCTCTCGATCATCGCCGCGCGTTGCGAGAGGAGCGCGAAGGGCGCCGCGGGCAAGCCGACCTCCGCCGCGGCCACGAGCGCGGCCGCGAAGGCCACGATCGCAGCCTCGAGGACGCGCCCGAGCGGACGATCGACACGCTCGGCAGGCGCCGGGAGCGCCGCCACCGCGCCCATGAGCGCCGCGCGCACCGAAGCCCCGGCCGCAGGCGGCGCGGCGACGCCGGCGTGACGCGCGATCTCCTGCACGAGAGGGTCCGTGAGCCTGGCAACGAAGCGCTCTTCGACGTACGCCTCGAGCCCGGGATCGGTGCGCTTTCGTTCGTCGGTGAGATCGCCGAGCGGGCGCAGATCCGCGACGAGCGCGCGCCGCGCAGGCTCGAGGGCGTTCTCGATCGAGGCAGCGATCGTGCGGCGATCGTGGCGAAGCTTGGCCGCGGCCGCGCGGAGCGCCTCGTGCGTCGCCCGCGTCTCCTCGATCTTCGTGCGATCCTCCGCGGCGCGCGCGGCCGCGACCGTCGCGAGCTCGCGCGCGATGCGCAGCGCCCTGCGGCGGAGGGCGCGCTCGCGTAGCTGCGCGGAGCGATCGACGATCCGCTCGGCGAAGAGCGCCTCGACGCCCGCCCACCCCGAAGCCTCGAGCGCGGCGGCGTCGCCGAGCTTTCCCTTCAAGGAGAGCCGCGCGGAGAACGCGAGCGGCGGCGCGTACGAGCCGATCCCCGTCTCCTCGAGGCTCTTCTGCACGTGCACGAGGACGTGCGCGAGCTCCGCGGGCGAGAGGCGATCGGCCTTGTTGACGAGGATCTGCACGGGCACGCCGAGGCCCTCGATCTCGGAGAGCACGCGCCGCTCGCTCTCCTTCATCGGGCCGCTCGCGTCGAGGAGCCAGACGGCGACGTGCGCCTCGTCGAAGGCCTGCCTCGCCGCGGCGATGTGATCCGGATCGGGCGCGTTGAAGCCCGGCGTGTCGAGGATCTCCACGCGCTTGAGCCGCTCGATCGGCGCGTAGATGAAGACCCGCTCGACCCGCGCGCCATCGGCGGCGAGGCTCTTCAAAGCAGACTTCAAGCCGGCATGCGGTACGACGCGATCGGGCGCCCCACGCACCACGATGCGCGCGAACGGATCCGGCGCCCACGCGACCCAGTGCAGCGTCGCGGTCGTCGGCAAGACGCCCGTCGGCGCGACGTCCTCGCCGAGCAGCGCGTTCAGGAAGGTGCTCTTGCCGGCGTTGAACTCGCCCACGACGGCGACGCGCAGCGGTCGCTCGCGCTCGACGGCGATCGCCTCCACGCTCGTGACGAGGTCGAGCCGCTCGAGCGCGCGCGCGGAGCGGCCGAGCTCGTCGAGCAGATCGGGCCAGGCGGCGATCCCCTCCCCCGGGACCCAGCTCGTGATGACGCCGCTCGCGATCTCGGCGGCCCACGCGGCGGCCTCGCCCGAGACGCGCTCGAGCTTGGCGAGCGCCGCGCGATGACGGCCCTCGGCCGCGAGCACGGCGCCCTCGCGGAGCGTGCGCAGATCCTCGGGCAGGCGGCCCGGATCCCGCGCCGCGAGCGCGTGCAGAGCGTCGAGGTCTCGCGTCTCGGTGGCGAGCCTGAGCAGCGCGGCCGCGGCGCCTGCGTGCCCGGCAGAGAGGCCACGCGAGAGGGCCGCGCGCGCGTCGGCCCGGCGGCCCTCGGCGAACGCGAACGCCGCGGCCCACGCAGGCTCCTCGAGGAGCCCGGCTGCCGTCACGACGCGGCGCGCTCGATCGACGAGCACGACGTCGCGGCAGCTCGCGATGAGCGCGGTCAAGAGCTCCGCGGAGCCCGGCGCGTCGAGGATGCAGGCGCGCAGGCCGAGGTCGAGCGCGCTCGACCATTGCCCCTCCGCGAACGCGAGCCGCGCGAGGACGAGCGCGCCGCGACCGTCGATCCGCTCGGGATCGAGGACCGGCGCATACCGCGCAGCCGCGGCCACGTCGCCGAGCGCGAGCGCGCACTCGGCCCGCCGCAGCGCGACTTCGCGGTCCACGCTCGAGGGCTCCGCTCGGACGAGCCGAGCTGCGCCCCCGGCCCCCCCGGGCGCCGCAGGCAGCTCCGTCCCGCTCGCCATGATGACCGCGAGCGGCGTACCGATCCGATCGAGCCAGCGACCGGCCCGCGCCGGATCGCCGGCCCAGAGGTCACGATCACACAGGTCGAGCAGCGCGAGCCGCGCGGCTTCACGCTCTTCAGGCGCGTCGGCCGCGCGCTCGAGCGCCTCTGCGGCGCGCATGTCGCCCATGCGCGCCCGCGCCTGACCGAGCCTGAGCCACACGTCGGCGCGCCATGGCACGAGCGTCGCGAGCTCGGCGAGCGCCTCGGCGGCCTCGTGATCGAGGCCCGCGTCCTCGGCGGCGTCTGCCCAGAGCGCGAGTCCGAGCGGCGATCCAGGCACGCTCGCGAGGATCGTCCTCGCGAGGTCCCGCGCTTCGAGCGGACGGTCCCGCTGGAGCGCGAGCTCCGCGGCGCGGCGCTCGTTCTCGAGGCCACGCGCCAGGATTTCGACCCGCCCGAAGAAGTTCGATAGGCTTTCGACGAGCCGCGCCATGGCCGCATCAAAGGCCGGGTGTGGCTTCGGATCAAGGGGGTTCGGGGGCAGAGCGCGGCTCGTCCGCGCGGAGCCCCCGAGTGTTGACGGGTTCGGGGGCAGAGCGAGGCTCGTCCGCGCGGAGCCCCCGAGTGTTGACGGGTTCGGGGGCAGAGCGAGGCTCGTCCACGCGGAGCCCCCGAGCGTTGACGGGTTCGCCCCTGACGTCGCGCCTTCGCAGCACCACGTACGGCAAGCCGGGCACGCGGCTCTCCGCGGTCACCACGAAGCTCTCCGCCATTGCCGGAAAGCTCGCGATCCGCGCCTCGACGCCGCGATCGAACCTCGACGCCGTCCACGGCGCCTCGACGCGCGCGCCCCGCGCGAGCAGGAGGACGAGCGAGTCCACGCCACGCGCGTCGAGCATCGCCGGCGCGATCCGCTTCGTGGTGTGCCCGCCCGGCAAGGCGGCGATCGCCGGATCCGTGAGCCCCGCGAGATCGACGATGTTCGCCTCGGTCGCCGCGCCGACCCAGCCAGCATCGAGCGTCGCGACGACGCGAGCGCCCTCGAGCGCGGGGCCGATCTCCCGCACCAGGGCGGCCCGATCCCTGCCGACACGCGCGGCCGCGGGGCCGATCTTCACCATGACGAAGAGCTCGCCCGCAACCACGAGCGTGATCCGCAGCGCCGTCATGCGCGCGTCCGCGACGGCGGCGATGTGCGCAGCCGCGAGGATCACCGCGGGGAGCACGGGGACGACGAGGCGCGAGAGCGGCATCCAGTCGCCCCCCGCGACCGCCACCGCGGCGAAATGGACGGCGACGGCGAGCACGAGCCCACGCACGAACGCCGTCGATCGAAGGAACACACGCGGCGCGACGAGCGCGAGCGGGCCCGTGAGCAAGAAGCAGGCGAGCGCATACTTCGCCCCGAGCCACGGATCCGAGGGCTTGGCGAGCACGGCGAGAGGCGTCGGACGACCAAACACGGCGAGGCGGATGGCGACGACGCAAAAAAAGGGCGCCGCGGCGAGGGCTACGCGGACCATCTGCGCGCGCCCGAGGCGCATCGACTCCCCCGGCGGCGGCGTGATCGCGACGAGGAGCGCGAAGGGCAAGAGCTCCGGCCGCAGCGCAGCCGCGAGCCCCACGGGAAACGCGCCGAGCGTGGGGCGACCGAGCGCGACGAGGCACACCGCGAGCGAGACGAGCGCCGCGGCGAGGCCCGTCTCGAGCCCCGCGACGCTCCACGCTGCGAGCGGCGCCGAAGCAGGCAGAAGCACGAGCGCGGACCAGCGCAGGCGCGACGAGGAGGCGCGATCGACGGTGACGGCGAGCAGCCCCGCCGCCGCTGTCCATGCGAGCAGCCCGAGGACCTTCGCCGCTGCGAGCGCGTGCAGGGGTCCACGCGCGGCGAAGGGCGCGAGCAGGTACGGAAAGCCGAGCGGCGTGACGGCGTCGGTGATCGGGCCGTGCGCGTTCCAGCGGTATCCGAGGCCACGCGCGAGGTGGGTCGCGTAACGCGCGGGGATGAGCGCGTCGTCGACCGTGAAGTCGAAAAGCACGAGCGCCGGTGCGAGCGCGAGCGCGGCGCCGAGCGCGGCGATCGAAAGGGCGCGCGGCCAAGAAACCGGCACGGCAGGGGCTCCTAGCGACACTCCATCGGTTTGTCCACTCCGCGACGATCGACGCACAAAACTTAGGAAGCGCCGGAAGCCTCTTTAGCATTCGGCCACGGATGACCGGCCTCACTCTCGTTGCCCGACGCCCCGAGATCCAGCCTGCCTCGACCTCCTCGGTCGACAGCCCGGCGCTGCGCGCGCTCTTCGACCTCGTGCTCGATCGCGCGCCAGACGCCACCGTCCTTCCCGAGCGTGACGCGACCTCGCTCGTGATCGACCTCGCCTATACCGTAGCCGACCTCTGCGCGTGCCGCAGGCGCCGCGCCGCCGTGCGCGTGAGCCTCGGCGGTGAACCCTGGGAGCTCGGCCTCGAGCGCGCAGGGCGAGACGCGCTCGTCTCCCTCGTGCAAACGAGCGCGAGGCCCGAGGTGGCGCTCCACGAGCGGCGCGTCGACGGTGACGCCCTCTGCGCCCGCGTCCTCGGCGCGCTCGACGCCCTCGCGGGCCGCCCTTCGGAGCAGAGCGCCATCGCCTCGCTCGCCGCGCTCGACGGCGACGCGCCGAGGTCCGTGCTCTACGGAGAGGCCGCGCGTATCGCCGCGGCGCGCGAGCACCTCGCCGCGAGCGCGCCGTTCGGCGCAGGCGAAGGGCTCGCCGAGCCTGCCGTCGTCGCGGTCGAGCCCACGGGCGACGTGCCCATCACCATCGCCGCCGACATCCTCATGCGCACGCCCGCGCCCTCGGCGTCGGCGGAGACGGCCGTACAACGCGCCGACCTCTTCGCGCTCCTCTTCCGCGGCAAGCTGCGCGTCATCGTCGCCGAGCACGCGCGCGAGCTGCCCGACGTGTTCGTCTTCCTCTTCGCCGAGCAGCTCGTGGAGATCACGATCGAAGCGCTCTCGGCGTGGGCCCTCGGCCGGCCTTACTACCGTCGCCTCACCGTCGGCGGCGCCGTCTGCGCCGTGCGTATCCAGGGCGAGGGGCACGCCTCGCTCACGATCGGCATGCCGCGCCGCGGCGCCGACGAGCGCGGCCACGTGTGGACGTTCCCCGCCGTCGACGTGGGCGCGCTCGTGCAGAGCGTCGTCGCCTTCGGCCGCGCCCTCGCGCGGAGCGTCGTCCGCCGCGACCGCGCGCAGGCGCAGAACCTCCGCCTCTCCGCGTTCCGCACGAAGGTGCGCGAGCTCGGCGAGCGCATGCGCGACCTCACGCGTGACGACTCCAAGATCAACGACGCGCCCGAGGGCTACCGCGCCTTCGCCGCATCCCTGCTCCGGCCGCCGCAGCCGCCCGAGGACGAGACCCTCGCGTCGAGCCGCCTGCGCTACACCCCGCGCTGGTTCGCCGCGATCCCCTCGATCGATCTGCGCGCCACCTTCCTCTGCGGCGACGCGCTCGTCGTCGGCGCCACGCGCGAGCTCTCGTGTATCGATCGGCGCACGGGCGAGCTCGCGTGGACGCGGCCCGTGCCTCGCGCCGCGAGCGTGATGACGCCCCTCGGCCTCGCCCGCATGGAGGCCGAAGGCGCCCTCCACCTGCACGACCTGCAGACGGGCGACGTCCTCTGGACCACGCAGCTCACGCCACGCGCCGGCGCGAGCACCTCCGGCGTCGTCGTGAGCACGCACGGCCTGCCGCGTATGCTCGTCGTGAGCGAAGGCGCGCGCCACCTCGCCGCCATCGACCTGCACGGCGGCGAGGTGCGATGGCGCTACGCGTCGCGGCGCAGCGGCATGTTCCGGCTGCGGCGCGCCGGCAAGCTGCTCGTCGTCGCGTCGGGCGAGTCCGCCCTCGTCGCCCTCGACGTGCTCACGGGTGAGGTCGTCTGGCGCTTCTGCGATCGCCGCCGCTTCGCCTCGCACGTGACCGTCGACCACGACGCGCTCTTCGCCGTCAGCGGCGACGGCGCCTTCGTGGATCGCGGCAGCGCGCGCCTGCATCACATCGACCCCTGGTCCGGCGCGGCGCGCTGGAGCATCGATCTCCCCGCGGAGACGCGCCCCCTCGGCGCGCCCCTGCTCGCGCCGGACACCGTCGTCATCCAGACCCACGGCCGCCGCGGCACCGGCCTCGTCGGCTTCGATCGCGCCACCGGCGCCCCGCGCTTCGACATCGTCGCCTGCGCCTCGGCCGCCTCGTGCCTCGTCGTCGACGGCACCGTCATCCTCAACAGCGAAGGCGGCGAGCTCGTCGCCATCGACGCAAAGGACGGCGCGACGCGTTACCGTCACGTCTTCGGCGGCGCCGAAGGCGACCGGCCGCGACGGCTCGAACCCATGCTCCGCTCGGGTGCCCTCTTCGTCCCGCAGAGCGAGCTCTTCGTCGTTCGCCCCCGCGACGGAAAGCTCCTCGGCCGCGTCCCCGCCGACCTCGTGCCCGACCTCTTCCGCGTGGACGAGCGTTGCGATGTCTACGTCGTCGAGGAGAGCGGACACATCGCCGCGTTCTCCACCGGTCCGCGGCTCCGCCTGGTGTGAAAGGAGGCGCCGCGATCGGCGCCTCCCCTTCCTTCACCGACGTTTCTTCGCCGACTTCTTCTTCTTTTTTGGCTTCGGCGGCGGCATCGACACGATACGCAGCACGACGTCGGCGACGCCCGCCCGCACGATGCCCAGCGCCTCGGCCGCGCGCCGCGACAGATCGACGATCCGCCCTCGCACGTGCGGGCCCCGATCGTTGATCCGCACCTCGATCCAACGACCGTCGCTCACCCGCTCGACCAGCACCACGGTCCCGAACGGGAGCGTCTTGTGCGCGGCCGTCATCAACGTCGGCTCGTAGAGCTCACCACTCGCCGTGGGCCGACCCTTGAACTTGTCCGCGTAATAACTCGCCCCGCCGCGCTCCTCGCGACCCGTCGTCGCGGGCTTGTCCGCGGGCTTGTCCGCGGGCTTGTCCGCGGGCTTGCCCGCGGGCGCCGCTTCCGGCGTGACCGCCCCTCGCCCCGTCGCCTCTGCGCCGCCACCACAACCCGCGAGGCCGAGCAACGTCGCGAGGGCGATCCCTGAAAAGAGTCGTCGAGCCAGCATGATCGAGAGGCACGCGGCAGGCGCGCGTACGCCTCCCGTCTATCCCGATATGCTGGGAGCTCCAAGCAAATTTGCCGGACGCGACGCGGCCTACGTGGGTGCCGTCGCCGGAGGATGCTCACGCCCTTCGGAGGCCTCCGTCGTCGGCGCCTCCACGCCCGCGGCGACGGCGCTCATCGCGGCGAGCGGCTTCGCGCCCGCCTTTGATCTCACGAAGCGGGCGAGCTCGACGAACGGCACGCGCGTCGGGCAGATCTCCTCTTTCTGCGCGAGCACCTCCATCGGCACGTGCGCGAGGGACCGCGCCGCGGCGTCGTAGTCCGGCATGCTGCGCGACGACGAGAGCACGATCGTCATGAGCCCGGGGTACTCCCCGCCCGAGGCCGCGATCCGATCCGCCTCCCCCACGTCGCAGCGCCCGCACGCGATGCAGCGCGAGAAACTCGCGACACGCTCGCGCTCCGCGGGCTCGAGGGCCGGCAGGCCGTCGGCGTCGTAATTCTCGTGGAACAGCGGGAGGCCCGTCTTCCGCCCGAACATCCTCCCGACGAGGACCTTGAGCAACGACCAGGCAAGCACCACGAGAGCGAGCGCGCGTCCGGAGAGCACGTTCTCCCTATAGCAACGCGCGCGCCTCGGAGCACAGGCGTGGTTTCACCGAGCACACGAACGGGCCACCCGGGCCTTTGCGTCCAAGCGGCGCCCGAGACGTGGTAAGAGCCCGCCAGGAGATGCGCCTCTTTCGCGACCGCTTCGCCCTCTGTGCCCCGCTCCGCGCCGCCGCGCGGCCTCACGTCTTCGCGCTCCTCGCCGCCCTGGCCGCCTCGGCCTGCAGCGGCACGGGCGACGGCGGCACGGGCGATCCGCCCAGCAAACCGGCCGCCGATCCGTGCGGCGGCGGCGCCCGATTGCCCGACGTCGTCGGCGAGCCG is from Polyangium spumosum and encodes:
- a CDS encoding septal ring lytic transglycosylase RlpA family protein, with amino-acid sequence MLARRLFSGIALATLLGLAGCGGGAEATGRGAVTPEAAPAGKPADKPADKPADKPATTGREERGGASYYADKFKGRPTASGELYEPTLMTAAHKTLPFGTVVLVERVSDGRWIEVRINDRGPHVRGRIVDLSRRAAEALGIVRAGVADVVLRIVSMPPPKPKKKKKSAKKRR
- a CDS encoding ABC transporter substrate-binding protein; this encodes MDSLFGGSGDVQKRNSFRRGILGVLALASGIVAATPSCSVIVDTSTKQCDEQTACPSGYTCDASNVCVASSGVTCAKTSDCANETDICRKDPGAQSGLCKPIRSPLCQVVEGDYRVDNAFVIGSIHPTTAPAPDDVIGISMENSIKLAINDLEKTANGLPNPAGQTGVREVVMVGCSDEGLEEKSVEAANHLIDNVGVQAIIGGAFSGIAIKTATEVTIPKGVLFISASGTSPSITQLADKPAGAPAGLVWRTVPSDNFQAEAIAKYVTQLENEIRAELALQASDKIKVAVLHKGDAYGTGLKDALQQNLVFNGVPAIDNGANYILSDYGNPDDVMGNPTKYGEATSAAITAGAHIVLLFGTGEAITEIFAPIEVGWNTAAYRPRYVFSDANFSGALADTVNAESNATARADWRRRTTGVVPGPQDDDPLYKSFRFSYSSIFGQGQGDPSIFGAASAYDAAYLLFYAAATVKNGVLSGQNLAVGMTKMSSAATEEAEIPAGSSALGKTLNALSDGTYESIDYSGAFGPLNFDSATGEPAANVQIFCLADDGTGKAAHQLSGEYYDADTKALAGTPAAACQ
- a CDS encoding PEGA domain-containing protein, whose protein sequence is MKKSRRIALAVALSLPVIPLVVSAQQPAGGAPTPAPAEKQAEPTKEAKEEASRRFKRGIELFGEGDYRAALVEFRRANELAPNYNVLYNIGNVYFQLQDYANALISFEKYLAAGGANIDPKRRADVEKDIEKLRTRVARVEITTSVPDADVTIDDVPVGKTPFAKPILVNPGRHRIVATKEGRTSASKLIEVASFDSERVTLDLAEITKPTETGTAPTALPTATATTPATTSTGPVTPPPPPPKSIPWAGWGVTGALAVGAIATGALALSKNSELADLRTLEAGETPPTKQALEDAASSTGTMALVSDIFTGAAVVAGVVTLVFTLRDPAPPAGTAPAKTGFVKRLDLGVSPTGVNISGSF
- a CDS encoding dynamin family protein, whose translation is MARLVESLSNFFGRVEILARGLENERRAAELALQRDRPLEARDLARTILASVPGSPLGLALWADAAEDAGLDHEAAEALAELATLVPWRADVWLRLGQARARMGDMRAAEALERAADAPEEREAARLALLDLCDRDLWAGDPARAGRWLDRIGTPLAVIMASGTELPAAPGGAGGAARLVRAEPSSVDREVALRRAECALALGDVAAAARYAPVLDPERIDGRGALVLARLAFAEGQWSSALDLGLRACILDAPGSAELLTALIASCRDVVLVDRARRVVTAAGLLEEPAWAAAFAFAEGRRADARAALSRGLSAGHAGAAAALLRLATETRDLDALHALAARDPGRLPEDLRTLREGAVLAAEGRHRAALAKLERVSGEAAAWAAEIASGVITSWVPGEGIAAWPDLLDELGRSARALERLDLVTSVEAIAVERERPLRVAVVGEFNAGKSTFLNALLGEDVAPTGVLPTTATLHWVAWAPDPFARIVVRGAPDRVVPHAGLKSALKSLAADGARVERVFIYAPIERLKRVEILDTPGFNAPDPDHIAAARQAFDEAHVAVWLLDASGPMKESERRVLSEIEGLGVPVQILVNKADRLSPAELAHVLVHVQKSLEETGIGSYAPPLAFSARLSLKGKLGDAAALEASGWAGVEALFAERIVDRSAQLRERALRRRALRIARELATVAAARAAEDRTKIEETRATHEALRAAAAKLRHDRRTIAASIENALEPARRALVADLRPLGDLTDERKRTDPGLEAYVEERFVARLTDPLVQEIARHAGVAAPPAAGASVRAALMGAVAALPAPAERVDRPLGRVLEAAIVAFAAALVAAAEVGLPAAPFALLSQRAAMIESALAAKA
- a CDS encoding PQQ-binding-like beta-propeller repeat protein; this translates as MTGLTLVARRPEIQPASTSSVDSPALRALFDLVLDRAPDATVLPERDATSLVIDLAYTVADLCACRRRRAAVRVSLGGEPWELGLERAGRDALVSLVQTSARPEVALHERRVDGDALCARVLGALDALAGRPSEQSAIASLAALDGDAPRSVLYGEAARIAAAREHLAASAPFGAGEGLAEPAVVAVEPTGDVPITIAADILMRTPAPSASAETAVQRADLFALLFRGKLRVIVAEHARELPDVFVFLFAEQLVEITIEALSAWALGRPYYRRLTVGGAVCAVRIQGEGHASLTIGMPRRGADERGHVWTFPAVDVGALVQSVVAFGRALARSVVRRDRAQAQNLRLSAFRTKVRELGERMRDLTRDDSKINDAPEGYRAFAASLLRPPQPPEDETLASSRLRYTPRWFAAIPSIDLRATFLCGDALVVGATRELSCIDRRTGELAWTRPVPRAASVMTPLGLARMEAEGALHLHDLQTGDVLWTTQLTPRAGASTSGVVVSTHGLPRMLVVSEGARHLAAIDLHGGEVRWRYASRRSGMFRLRRAGKLLVVASGESALVALDVLTGEVVWRFCDRRRFASHVTVDHDALFAVSGDGAFVDRGSARLHHIDPWSGAARWSIDLPAETRPLGAPLLAPDTVVIQTHGRRGTGLVGFDRATGAPRFDIVACASAASCLVVDGTVILNSEGGELVAIDAKDGATRYRHVFGGAEGDRPRRLEPMLRSGALFVPQSELFVVRPRDGKLLGRVPADLVPDLFRVDERCDVYVVEESGHIAAFSTGPRLRLV
- a CDS encoding serine/threonine protein kinase, which codes for MEGSSVTKGPEANTLGKYRLIAELGHGGMAEVYLAVVQGPAGFNKLCVIKQIRPQLATDPEFLGMFLDEARLAARLSHPNVVQTNEVGQEGDRYFIAMEYLEGQPLNRILHRIGRDGGLTLAMHLRIIVDMLSGLHHAHELTDFDGTPLNVVHRDVTPHNVFVTYDGQVKVVDFGIAKAMNSSAETRLGVVKGKVAYMAPEQARGERVDRRADIFSAGVMLWEAATGRRLWKGIPDLTVLHRLINGDIPAPSSVDPNVPEGLEKIVMKALALRREDRYATSTDLATALEELLDEMGDKSSLREVGKLVAKHFDENRSKIRQIVEAQLKAAKSLATTEFQSINLPHLDGSAASGPMSVDRTGAREAMSSQDLSSPGTRRTNGVSSPTSLTASTAAATNTGSQAAAGSKRGLFGAVALIGVAAVGVGVWFMTQKPPPAPPPQATVAPVSSEVEVTITVTPPSAKIFLDGKELATNPYAGKFPREDKTHIIKAEATGFTARSRDVTFDKNRTIEMVLEQQAATPLATTTPPADTAKEKTKVIFVPQPPPTAEDPMKAGGTKKTNRTVDPNNPYQ